The following coding sequences are from one Capsicum annuum cultivar UCD-10X-F1 chromosome 3, UCD10Xv1.1, whole genome shotgun sequence window:
- the LOC107862779 gene encoding miraculin, with amino-acid sequence MKRLLLLISLAHLVLSFPSSCSSAATTPNQLLQVVRDINGDIVKSNARYFLMSSVRGVDGFGGVRRGPTINGAGNANFVCPFQVVQSPRDLDRGMPVIFKPKAGKQVEITESTDVNIEFYLDNPTAKCNNTVWEVEGFPGHYYPMFLSTNGKAGNPSELATWFQIKKADSSSYKLVFCPFGGSLLCNDIGIQVVDEQRRLAASADHPFNFVFIKDPYIGINSII; translated from the exons atgaagagGCTTCTTTTGCTAATTTCACTTGCCCATCTCGTTCTTTCATTTCCATCTTCATGTTCTAGTGCTGCAACAACTCCTAATCAATTGTTGCAGGTGGTGCGTGACATTAATGGTGATATTGTCAAATCAAACGCCAGGTACTTTTTGATGTCCTCAGTACGAGGAGTCGATGGCTTCGGAGGAGTAAGGCGAGGTCCGACGATAAACGGAGCTGGTAACGCTAACTTCGTGTGTCCATTTCAG GTGGTGCAGTCACCACGAGATTTGgatcgaggcatgccagtgaTTTTCAAACCCAAGGCAGGGAAGCAAGTAGAAATCACTGAATCCACTGATGTTAACATCGAGTTTTATCTTGATAATCCAACTGCAAAATGTAACAACACAGTGTGGGAGGTGGAAGGTTTCCCAGGACATTATTACCCAATGTTCTTGTCAACTAATGGGAAAGCAGGAAATCCTTCAGAACTGGCCACTTGGTTTCAGATTAAGAAAGCTGATAGTTCCTCTTATAAGTTGGTGTTTTGTCCATTTGGAGGGTCCCTTTTGTGCAATGACATTGGCATCCAAGTTGTTGATGAACAAAGGCGTTTGGCTGCAAGTGCAGATCATCCCTTCAACTTTGTGTTCATCAAAGATCCTTACATAGGAATTAATTCGATTATATGA